The Azotosporobacter soli genome contains a region encoding:
- the tnpA gene encoding IS200/IS605 family transposase — protein sequence MDNSSLAHTKWKCKYHIVFAPKYRRQIIYGKIKSDIGVILRKLCEHKGVEIIEASACPDHVHMLVSIPPKISVSSFVGYLKGKSSLMIFDRHANLKYRYGNRQFWCKGYYVDTVGRNKKAIEEYIKNQLKDDVIAEQLTLKELVDPFTGEPAKKSK from the coding sequence ATGGATAACAGCAGTTTAGCACACACAAAATGGAAATGCAAATACCATATAGTTTTCGCACCGAAATACAGAAGACAAATCATATATGGGAAAATAAAAAGTGATATCGGAGTTATACTGAGAAAGCTATGCGAACATAAAGGTGTTGAAATTATAGAAGCAAGTGCTTGCCCGGATCACGTTCACATGTTGGTAAGCATACCGCCGAAAATAAGCGTGTCAAGTTTTGTGGGGTATCTAAAAGGAAAGAGTTCATTAATGATATTTGATAGGCATGCGAACTTGAAATATCGATATGGCAATCGACAGTTTTGGTGTAAAGGATACTATGTAGATACAGTAGGTCGAAATAAAAAAGCAATTGAAGAGTATATCAAAAATCAGTTAAAAGACGATGTGATCGCCGAGCAACTTACTTTGAAAGAGCTAGTTGACCCGTTCACGGGTGAGCCAGCAAAAAAGTCGAAATAA